In Streptomyces nodosus, one DNA window encodes the following:
- a CDS encoding AAA family ATPase: protein MLLWINGPFGGGKTQTAHEIQRRLPGSVICDPEHAGFGLRRMLPPELRGAGGGRALVGDFQDLASWRQGVVEVLDLTLSRHDGAVIVPMTVTDSGYFAETVGRLRELGHDVRHFSLLAERETVLRRLRERSYGNLLPYAAGKGSVPRRESWAVEQLDHCLEQLSEPEFAEHLWTDHSTVPKTADRIAVLAGLTLRPNNEGALRTRLRQAKIGLKHIRFD from the coding sequence ATGCTCCTGTGGATCAACGGCCCCTTCGGGGGCGGCAAGACACAGACCGCCCACGAGATCCAGCGGCGGCTGCCCGGCAGCGTGATCTGCGATCCGGAACACGCGGGCTTCGGGCTGCGCCGTATGCTGCCGCCCGAGCTGCGCGGAGCCGGCGGCGGACGTGCGCTGGTCGGCGACTTCCAGGACCTGGCCTCCTGGCGGCAGGGCGTGGTCGAGGTCCTCGATCTGACGCTGAGCAGACACGACGGTGCGGTCATCGTCCCCATGACGGTCACCGACTCCGGGTACTTCGCCGAGACGGTCGGCCGGCTGCGGGAACTGGGCCATGACGTACGGCACTTCTCGCTGCTCGCCGAGCGGGAGACCGTGCTGCGGCGGCTGCGGGAGCGCAGCTACGGAAACCTTCTGCCGTACGCCGCCGGGAAGGGCTCCGTGCCACGCAGGGAGAGCTGGGCCGTCGAACAGCTCGACCACTGTCTCGAACAACTGTCGGAACCGGAGTTCGCCGAGCATCTGTGGACGGACCACTCCACGGTGCCCAAGACGGCGGACCGGATCGCCGTGCTCGCCGGGCTGACGCTCAGGCCCAACAACGAGGGCGCCCTGCGGACCCGGCTGCGGCAGGCGAAGATCGGCCTGAAGCACATCCGCTTCGACTGA
- a CDS encoding sensor histidine kinase, with translation MQRLYDFLRRHPTGVDGFWAVVLLGLTCMAAGHHGMLLRGLVVSVALCVVVALRRRMPEKMLAVAAGAGVVQVVLDVPPMPADFAMLVIIYTVAAKSTRWASRAALIGGLLAGSLAQMRWPQPGASPLGNVAIAVFQTVPFVLAWVLGDSLRTRRAYLAQLEERAARLEKEREAQAKVAVAAERARIARELHDVVAHNVSVMVVQADGAAYVLDTAPDQAKKALETISGTGRQALAEMRRLLGVLRTGEHKEAGEYVPQPDVEQIDDLVEQCRRAGLPVDFKVEGTPRPLPSGVELTAYRIVQEALTNTRKHGGPNTGASVRLVYFDDGLGLLVEDDGKGAPQELYEEGGADGDGHGLIGMRERVGMVGGTLDAGPRPGGGFRISALLPLKAVH, from the coding sequence GTGCAGCGTCTCTATGACTTCCTCCGCAGGCATCCCACCGGGGTCGACGGCTTCTGGGCCGTCGTCCTGCTCGGGCTCACCTGCATGGCGGCGGGCCATCATGGAATGCTCCTCAGAGGGCTCGTGGTCTCCGTCGCCCTGTGTGTGGTCGTCGCGCTGCGCCGCCGCATGCCCGAGAAGATGCTCGCCGTGGCCGCGGGTGCCGGCGTCGTCCAGGTGGTTCTCGACGTACCGCCGATGCCCGCCGACTTCGCCATGCTGGTGATCATCTACACGGTCGCCGCGAAAAGTACCCGCTGGGCTTCGCGCGCCGCGCTGATCGGTGGTCTGCTGGCCGGCTCCCTGGCCCAGATGCGCTGGCCGCAGCCGGGTGCCAGCCCCCTGGGCAATGTGGCGATAGCGGTCTTCCAGACCGTCCCCTTCGTCCTCGCCTGGGTCCTCGGCGACTCCCTGCGCACCCGCCGCGCCTACCTCGCCCAACTGGAGGAGCGCGCCGCACGGCTGGAGAAGGAGCGCGAGGCGCAGGCCAAGGTCGCGGTGGCCGCCGAGCGCGCCCGGATAGCCCGTGAGCTGCACGATGTGGTCGCGCACAACGTCTCGGTGATGGTGGTCCAGGCGGACGGCGCCGCCTATGTCCTCGACACCGCCCCCGACCAGGCGAAGAAGGCCCTGGAGACGATCTCAGGGACCGGCCGCCAGGCGCTCGCCGAGATGCGCCGGCTGCTCGGCGTGCTGCGCACCGGCGAGCACAAGGAGGCCGGCGAGTACGTACCGCAGCCCGACGTCGAGCAGATCGACGACCTCGTGGAGCAGTGCCGTCGCGCGGGGCTGCCCGTCGACTTCAAGGTGGAGGGCACCCCGCGCCCCCTGCCCAGCGGTGTGGAGCTGACGGCGTACCGGATCGTCCAGGAGGCGCTCACCAACACCCGTAAGCACGGCGGCCCCAACACGGGTGCGAGCGTGCGCCTGGTCTACTTCGACGACGGTCTCGGACTGCTGGTCGAGGACGACGGCAAGGGCGCCCCCCAGGAGCTGTACGAGGAGGGCGGCGCCGACGGCGACGGCCATGGACTGATCGGCATGCGCGAACGGGTCGGCATGGTCGGCGGCACCCTGGACGCGGGCCCCCGCCCCGGAGGAGGCTTCCGTATCAGCGCCCTGCTGCCGCTGAAGGCGGTCCACTGA
- a CDS encoding response regulator has protein sequence MPIRVMLVDDQVLLRTGFRMVLAAQPDMEVVAEAGDGVEALQVLRSTEVDVVLMDVRMPKLDGVETTRRICSEPQPPKVLILTTFDLDEYAFSGLKAGASGFMLKDVPPGELLAAIRSVHSGDAVVAPSTTRRLLDRFAPMLPGGPREPRHKELARLTDREREVMMLVAQGLSNGEIAARLVLSEATVKTHVGRILTKLGLRDRVQVVVLAYETGLVRVGGHG, from the coding sequence ATGCCGATCCGAGTGATGCTCGTCGACGACCAGGTGCTGCTGCGCACCGGCTTCCGGATGGTCCTCGCCGCCCAGCCCGACATGGAGGTCGTCGCGGAGGCGGGCGACGGTGTCGAGGCCCTCCAGGTGCTGCGCTCCACCGAGGTCGACGTGGTCCTCATGGACGTCCGTATGCCGAAGCTGGACGGGGTGGAGACCACCCGGCGGATCTGCTCGGAGCCCCAGCCGCCGAAGGTGCTGATCCTGACCACCTTCGACCTCGACGAGTACGCGTTCTCCGGGCTGAAGGCGGGTGCCTCCGGGTTCATGCTCAAGGACGTGCCGCCGGGCGAACTGCTCGCCGCCATCCGCTCCGTGCACAGCGGCGACGCCGTGGTCGCGCCGTCGACCACCCGCCGCCTCCTCGACCGGTTCGCCCCGATGCTGCCGGGCGGCCCCCGCGAACCCCGGCACAAGGAGCTGGCGCGGCTCACCGACCGCGAGCGGGAGGTCATGATGCTGGTGGCGCAGGGCCTGTCCAACGGCGAGATCGCCGCCCGGCTGGTGCTGTCCGAGGCGACCGTGAAGACCCATGTCGGCCGCATCCTGACGAAACTGGGACTCAGGGACCGGGTACAGGTGGTCGTCCTCGCCTATGAGACCGGTCTGGTACGGGTGGGCGGACACGGTTGA
- a CDS encoding PH domain-containing protein, translating to METGTAGWDGEPVWRGLPPGLLRMRRLLLVVWLGLLTVVVGVLLALFAGSAWALAALLPPALLPVGWVLLGRNWRSWRYAERADDLLISRGVLWHEETVVPYGRMQLVEVTSGPVERHFGLASVQLHTAAATTDATIPGLDPAEAERLRDRLAELGEARSAGL from the coding sequence ATGGAGACGGGGACTGCGGGGTGGGACGGCGAGCCCGTCTGGAGGGGACTGCCGCCGGGGCTGCTGCGGATGCGGCGCCTGTTGCTGGTGGTGTGGCTGGGACTGCTGACGGTGGTCGTGGGGGTGCTGCTCGCCCTGTTCGCCGGATCCGCGTGGGCCCTTGCGGCGCTGCTGCCGCCGGCGCTGCTGCCCGTGGGCTGGGTGCTGCTGGGCCGGAACTGGCGTTCCTGGCGGTACGCCGAGCGGGCCGACGACCTGCTGATCAGCCGGGGCGTGCTGTGGCACGAGGAGACCGTGGTGCCGTACGGGCGCATGCAGCTGGTCGAGGTCACCTCGGGGCCCGTGGAGCGGCACTTCGGACTGGCGAGCGTGCAACTGCACACGGCCGCCGCCACCACGGACGCCACGATTCCGGGTCTCGACCCGGCCGAGGCGGAACGGCTGCGGGACCGGCTGGCCGAACTGGGCGAGGCCCGCTCGGCGGGGCTGTGA
- a CDS encoding SAM-dependent methyltransferase, with amino-acid sequence MHEDDGGWRGWRAAAEEALYGPDGFYRRPEGPAGHFRTSVHASPLFAVAVARLLCRVDRALGHPAELAFVDMTAGRGELVTGVLDALPEDVAARTRPCAVEIAGRPEGLDPRVEWRDEPPSGSTGLLFANEWLDNVPVEVAQTGPDGVPRRVLVRRDGTERLGEPVTGAEAQWLERWWPPTAEGGRAEIGLPRDTAWAAAVSSVARGLAVAVDYAHRADARPPFGTLTGFRAGRETVPVPDGSCDLTAHVALDACALPGARLVTQRTALRALGVTGARPPLALASTDPAAYVRALARAGAAAELTAPGGLGDFGWLLQPAGIPAAALGDPFGLFDLFIDVADHEEQ; translated from the coding sequence GTGCACGAGGACGACGGCGGGTGGCGGGGCTGGCGGGCGGCGGCCGAGGAGGCGCTGTACGGGCCGGACGGCTTCTACCGGCGGCCCGAGGGACCCGCGGGGCACTTCCGTACGTCCGTGCACGCCTCTCCGCTCTTCGCCGTGGCGGTGGCCCGGCTGCTGTGCCGGGTCGACCGGGCGCTGGGGCACCCCGCCGAGCTGGCGTTCGTCGACATGACGGCCGGCCGGGGCGAGCTGGTCACCGGTGTCCTGGACGCCCTGCCCGAGGACGTCGCCGCCCGGACGCGCCCCTGCGCCGTCGAGATCGCCGGCCGGCCCGAGGGGCTGGATCCCCGGGTCGAGTGGCGGGACGAACCCCCGAGCGGGAGCACCGGGCTGCTGTTCGCGAACGAGTGGCTGGACAATGTGCCGGTCGAGGTCGCACAGACCGGGCCCGACGGTGTGCCCCGGCGGGTCCTGGTGCGCCGGGACGGCACCGAGCGCCTGGGAGAGCCGGTCACGGGCGCCGAGGCGCAGTGGCTGGAGCGCTGGTGGCCGCCGACCGCCGAGGGCGGCCGTGCCGAGATCGGCCTGCCCCGCGACACCGCCTGGGCCGCCGCCGTCTCCTCCGTCGCCCGGGGGCTCGCCGTCGCCGTGGACTACGCGCACCGCGCGGACGCCCGGCCGCCCTTCGGGACGCTCACCGGATTCCGCGCGGGCCGGGAGACCGTGCCGGTGCCGGACGGCTCCTGCGATCTGACCGCGCATGTGGCCCTGGACGCCTGCGCCCTGCCGGGGGCGCGCCTGGTGACCCAGCGCACGGCGCTGCGTGCCCTCGGAGTCACCGGCGCACGCCCTCCGCTGGCGCTCGCCTCCACCGACCCGGCCGCCTATGTGCGCGCCCTCGCCCGGGCCGGGGCCGCCGCCGAGCTCACCGCGCCCGGCGGCCTCGGCGACTTCGGCTGGCTGCTCCAGCCCGCCGGGATCCCGGCGGCCGCCCTCGGGGACCCGTTTGGCCTGTTTGACCTATTTATCGATGTCGCCGACCACGAAGAACAGTGA
- a CDS encoding NADH-quinone oxidoreductase subunit D has protein sequence MTPKTETTVGIGGAAESTDMVLNIGPQHPSTHGVLRLRLVLDGERITHAEPVIGYMHRGAEKLFEARDYRQIIMLANRHDWLSAFSNELGVVLAVERMLGMEVPERAVWMRTLLAELNRVLNHLMFLGSYPLELGGITPVFYAFQEREELQNVMEEISGGRMHYMFNRVGGLKEDLPAGWTDRARTAVRAVRSRMDRFDDLVLGNEIFRGRTRGVGVLTPGAVHAYGVSGPIARASGVDFDLRRDEPYLAYPELQDTLKVVTRQEGDCLARFECLLEQTHNSLDLADACLDRLAALPPGPINQRLPKVLKAPEGHTYAWTENPLGINGYYLVSKGDKTPYRLKLRSASYNNVQVLTELLPGTLVADMVAILGSLFFVVGDIDK, from the coding sequence ATGACTCCCAAGACGGAGACCACGGTCGGGATCGGCGGCGCCGCGGAGAGCACCGACATGGTGCTCAACATCGGACCCCAGCATCCCTCCACGCACGGCGTGCTGAGGCTGCGGCTGGTGCTGGACGGCGAGCGGATCACGCACGCGGAGCCGGTCATCGGCTATATGCACCGCGGTGCGGAGAAGCTGTTCGAGGCGCGCGACTACCGCCAGATCATCATGCTCGCCAACCGCCACGACTGGCTGTCGGCCTTCTCCAACGAGCTGGGCGTGGTGCTCGCCGTGGAGCGGATGCTCGGCATGGAGGTCCCCGAGCGCGCGGTGTGGATGCGCACCCTGCTGGCGGAGCTGAACCGGGTCCTGAACCATCTGATGTTCCTCGGTTCCTATCCGCTGGAGCTCGGCGGCATCACCCCGGTGTTCTACGCCTTCCAGGAGCGCGAGGAACTCCAGAACGTCATGGAGGAGATCTCCGGCGGGCGGATGCACTACATGTTCAACCGGGTGGGCGGCCTCAAGGAGGACCTGCCCGCGGGCTGGACCGACCGTGCGCGCACGGCCGTCCGCGCGGTGCGCTCCCGCATGGACCGGTTCGACGACCTGGTGCTCGGCAACGAGATCTTCCGGGGGCGCACCCGGGGCGTGGGCGTCCTCACCCCCGGGGCCGTGCACGCGTACGGGGTGAGCGGTCCGATCGCGCGCGCCTCGGGCGTGGACTTCGACCTGCGCCGGGACGAGCCGTATCTGGCCTATCCGGAGCTCCAGGACACGCTGAAGGTGGTCACCCGGCAGGAGGGCGACTGCCTGGCCCGCTTCGAGTGCCTCCTGGAGCAGACCCACAACTCGCTCGACCTGGCCGACGCCTGTCTGGACCGGCTGGCCGCACTGCCGCCCGGGCCGATCAACCAGCGCCTGCCCAAGGTGCTCAAGGCTCCCGAGGGCCACACCTACGCCTGGACCGAGAACCCGCTCGGCATCAACGGCTACTACCTGGTCAGCAAGGGCGACAAGACCCCGTACCGGCTCAAGCTGCGGTCCGCCTCGTACAACAACGTCCAGGTGCTCACCGAGCTGCTGCCGGGGACGCTGGTCGCGGACATGGTGGCGATCCTGGGGTCACTGTTCTTCGTGGTCGGCGACATCGATAAATAG